The window GAATACCATAAGTCTATTCGACATATTAGAGGGGGAGAAGCAACCAAGCGCAAATACTTAGAAAAGAGTCATTAAAAGGCACCTGGGAAATTTGCTGGTGTCAATTGTTCAGAAACATATTTCCCGGGAAATACAATTTACGACATCAATCGAGTTTTTGGGTTGGTGTTTTTTTGTACTTTAAGAATGTTTATCTTTGTTAAAGGATTAAAGTATGTGAAAAAAAAAGCATTAGGACTTGGCGATAAGCCGAGTTTTTCTCATGATTATATGGAAAAAAATTCATAATTGATGATACAATTATTTTAATGAAAATTCAGACAAAAAGGGTGCTAATTTGATGAGAAATTTCTATAAACAAGATTCTTTACTTCAAAAATTACTCAAAAAACATCTACCTGATGATTTCTTCGATTACGCAGACCGAGAATTGACTCACTTCGGTGAACGTGTAGCGGGAGAGATCGATGAGCGTGCCACTCATACAGATCGTGAAGGACAGCCGCGCCTGATCAAGTATGACAAAATGGGGAATGACATTTCGAAAGTCTGGGTAAATGAAGGCTATCAGGCGACGATCGATGAAACGTATGAAACTGGAATCGTTGGTTATGTTCATAAAGAAATACCTGAATTAGGACGGAAGGGAAATTATTTTTACTCCTACGCTCAAGGTTATTTGCTCTCACAATCTGAACCTGGCTTTTATTGTCCGGTAACATTGACTATGGCAACGGCTTATTTGATCGATCATTATGCTGAAGAAAAGTTGCGAGCAGAGTTCTTACCACATGTGATAGCCACTGGTTACACCGAACTCTATGAGGGTGCTACCTTTTTGACTGAGCGACAGGGAGGGTCGGATGTAGGTGCCAATGAAGTAGAGGCGGTAAAAGATGGGGATCACTATCGTTTGATTGGTGAAAAATATTTTGCAAGTAACTCTGGTACTTGTGGAGTTGCGATGGTGCTTGCAAGAATGGAAGGTGCACGTCCGGGGACGAAGGGGTTAAGCCTATTCTTAGTGCCATGGGAAGCAAATCGTTCATCGAATGGACTTACCATCAGACGATTAAAAGATAAACTCGGTGTTCGAGCTGTTCCTTCTGCTGAAATTGAATTACACGGAGCTAAAGGATATTTAGTCGGAGAAGCTTCACAGGGCTTCAAGTATATGATGGAAGCTTTGAATTTATCACGAGTTTGTAACGCGGTCGCATCGATTGGAATCATGAGAAGAGCTTATGTAGAAGCACGTGACTACGCCGAAGATCGTGAAGCGTTTGGTGCGCCTCTCACTCGTTATCCTATGGTTCAGGAAACGCTTGTGAATCTTGCGGTAAAACTTGAGGTTGAAACGATGGCTATTTTCGACATGATCAAGCTTTTCGATGAGGTCACGCCCCAAGGTATGGGGGCACCCGAGCAGGACAGGACACTTCTACGTTTATACATTGCTATTTTGAAAAAAGAATCTGCAGAGCAAGCGATTGAATTTTCTCATGAGGCAATTGAAATGCATGGAGGTAACGGCTACATTGAAGACTTCGTGACGCCACGCTTATTGCGCGATGCCCAGGTATTAACGGTTTGGGAAGGCACGGCAAATATTCTCGGACTTGAGGTGTTACGGTTAATTGAAAAATTCAACGCTCACGAGCCCTATCTCTCTGAAATGAGCCGTCGGTTGAAAGAAGTACAAGGTCCGGCGAAAGACCTGAAGCAACCAGTCGAGCAAGCGTTGGACGATTTAAAGCAAGCATTGGTTCAACTCGGCACCATGAGTGATTCAGCCAAATTAATGTATCCGAAAAAAGTGGCTGAAGATATGGCTCTTATCTTAGAGGCCGTCGTAGCACTGGAAGCAGTTGAAGATGACCGTTCACATGCTGTTGCAGAAATTTATATATCAGAAAACTTTGATTCCGAAAAATACCGAGCAGAACCACTTGCTTCAAAACACTATGAGAAAATAGTCCATGGAAGTTGAGGGTAAGATCTAAATGCAAAAAAAAGCGATTCACACTCCTGGTTTTTTTATTAAGAATCAGGTTTTTTTGTTGTTTGAAGTGGATTTTTTAAATAGATTGAGCAAGAAAATTTCCCAATGGTTACTTAAAGGAAAGATTTAACATAACGGTCTGAAAAAAGTGTGACAGGCTTCCGAAAAAGTGATAAAATATTACAATAGATATGTATATTTTCGTGTAGTAAATAAAATAGATCGTTAAGAACCATATTTTTAGTCAGGGGGAGACGTTGTAAATGTTCGCTAGAGACATTGGAATTGATTTGGGAACAGCGAATGTTCTCATTCATGTAAAAGGTAAAGGAATCGTATTAAATGAGCCATCAGTTGTTGCGATGGACCGTAACACGGGGAAAGTTTTAGAAGTTGGACTGGAGGCGCGCCGTATGGTTGGCCGTACACCAGGAAACATCGAAGCGATTCGTCCATTAAAAGATGGAGTAATTGCAGATTTTGACGTAACTGAGGCGATGTTACGTTATTTCATCGAAAAGATTAACGTCCGCGGCATGTTCTCGAAGCCGAGAATACTTGTGTGCTGCCCGACTAACATAACAAAAGTAGAACAAAAAGCAATCCGTGAAGCTGCTGAAAAAAGTGGTGGGAAGAAAATCTATCTTGAGGAAGAACCGAAAGTCGCTGCAGTTGGAGCAGGAATGGATATTTTCCAACCTAGCGGAAACATGGTCATCGACATTGGTGGAGGAACAACTGATATAGCTGTTCTATCAATGGGTGACATCGTTACATCTGACTCGATCAAATTAGCAGGTGACAAATTCGATCAGGAAATTTTGCAATACATAAAACGCAAATATAAATTATTGATCGGTGATCGCACAGCTGAAGATATTAAAATCAACGTTGCCACAGCATTCCCAGGTTCACGTAATGAAACTATGGATATTCGCGGGCGCGACCTAGTTTCTGGTTTGCCTCGAACGATTACTATCCAGTCTGAAGAAATCGAGGATGCGTTGCGAGAAACGGTTGGACTGATTGTTCAATCAGCTAAATCTGTGCTCGAAAATACGCCTCCAGAATTGTCTGCTGACATTATCGACCGCGGCGTAACTTTGACAGGTGGCGGTGCGTTATTAGACGGTCTCGATCGTCTGTTAGCTGACGAATTGAAAGTACCAGTTTTCATCGCTGAAGATCCGATGACATGTGTTGCCAAAGGTACTGGCATCATGCTTGAAAACATTGATAAATTACCAAAGGAACGAGCTATCTAATAAATAAAAAAAGGAGGCGTTCAAATGCTCAGAGGATTTTATACGGCAGGTTCGGCGATGATCGCGAACCAGCGCTATCAAGATTCACTCACGAATAATATGTCGAATTCATTGACTCCAGGTTATAAGCAGGATCGTGCTGCGTTCCGTGCGTTTCCTGAAATGTTGATCAAGAACATGGAGACACATGATGTCCCTACCAAAAACGGTTTGACGCTTCCTTTTAATCAAACGGTTGGTTCGATTAATTCTGGTATGTACATGCAAGAGGACATCCCTTTATTTACTCAAGGTGATGTTCAGCCAACAGATATCCCAACTGATTTGGCGATTCAAAATGGAAACCTTCCAGATGAGACGGGTTCAATCTTTTTCACCGTTCAGAACAATGAAGGTGAGACTCGCTTGACTCGTAACGGAAACTTCACGGTAGATGCTCAAGGTTATTTGACCTCTTCTGAAGGTCACTATGTCCTTAATCAAGATGGTGACCGCATTCAAACGGGCACAGAAAACTTCGAAGTTACAGAGAATGGAGAAGTCATTTCGCCGTTTGATAATACCTTGATCGGGATAGCTTATCATCCGAATGCGAACGATTTGACGAAAGAAGGGTCAAATCTGTATGCAGTTAACGAAGAAGCTCCAGTTAATGCTCGAGCTGAAGCGGGTGTTGGTTTCCAAGTTCTTCAGGGGAATCTAGAGCGATCCAACGTTGATCCTCAGCAAGTGATGACTGAGATGATGCGTTCTTATCGTAATTTTGAAATGAACCAACAAGTAGTGCGGATGTATGATCAAAGCATGGATTTAGCTGCCAACCAGGTTGGGCGTTTACGCTAGAGGGTAAAATATTTACTCAAAGTGTTAGTCTTTGATAAAAAAGTGCGTGGGTTCAATTCGATTGAGCTCACTTAAAAC of the Halalkalibacillus sediminis genome contains:
- a CDS encoding flagellar hook-basal body protein yields the protein MLRGFYTAGSAMIANQRYQDSLTNNMSNSLTPGYKQDRAAFRAFPEMLIKNMETHDVPTKNGLTLPFNQTVGSINSGMYMQEDIPLFTQGDVQPTDIPTDLAIQNGNLPDETGSIFFTVQNNEGETRLTRNGNFTVDAQGYLTSSEGHYVLNQDGDRIQTGTENFEVTENGEVISPFDNTLIGIAYHPNANDLTKEGSNLYAVNEEAPVNARAEAGVGFQVLQGNLERSNVDPQQVMTEMMRSYRNFEMNQQVVRMYDQSMDLAANQVGRLR
- a CDS encoding acyl-CoA dehydrogenase family protein; the encoded protein is MRNFYKQDSLLQKLLKKHLPDDFFDYADRELTHFGERVAGEIDERATHTDREGQPRLIKYDKMGNDISKVWVNEGYQATIDETYETGIVGYVHKEIPELGRKGNYFYSYAQGYLLSQSEPGFYCPVTLTMATAYLIDHYAEEKLRAEFLPHVIATGYTELYEGATFLTERQGGSDVGANEVEAVKDGDHYRLIGEKYFASNSGTCGVAMVLARMEGARPGTKGLSLFLVPWEANRSSNGLTIRRLKDKLGVRAVPSAEIELHGAKGYLVGEASQGFKYMMEALNLSRVCNAVASIGIMRRAYVEARDYAEDREAFGAPLTRYPMVQETLVNLAVKLEVETMAIFDMIKLFDEVTPQGMGAPEQDRTLLRLYIAILKKESAEQAIEFSHEAIEMHGGNGYIEDFVTPRLLRDAQVLTVWEGTANILGLEVLRLIEKFNAHEPYLSEMSRRLKEVQGPAKDLKQPVEQALDDLKQALVQLGTMSDSAKLMYPKKVAEDMALILEAVVALEAVEDDRSHAVAEIYISENFDSEKYRAEPLASKHYEKIVHGS
- a CDS encoding rod shape-determining protein, with amino-acid sequence MFARDIGIDLGTANVLIHVKGKGIVLNEPSVVAMDRNTGKVLEVGLEARRMVGRTPGNIEAIRPLKDGVIADFDVTEAMLRYFIEKINVRGMFSKPRILVCCPTNITKVEQKAIREAAEKSGGKKIYLEEEPKVAAVGAGMDIFQPSGNMVIDIGGGTTDIAVLSMGDIVTSDSIKLAGDKFDQEILQYIKRKYKLLIGDRTAEDIKINVATAFPGSRNETMDIRGRDLVSGLPRTITIQSEEIEDALRETVGLIVQSAKSVLENTPPELSADIIDRGVTLTGGGALLDGLDRLLADELKVPVFIAEDPMTCVAKGTGIMLENIDKLPKERAI